The following nucleotide sequence is from Mycobacterium sp. Z3061.
CGGCGGGACCGGCGGCGCCCAGCGCGGCCAGGCCGAGGCCGGCTGCCATCAGGGACATGCCGGTGAGGGCGCGGATTTTGGTGGTGAACATTGTGCTTTCCTTTCGCTTGTGGTGCTGACAGCGAAAGAATCTGTCGGACGGCTCGACGATTTCTTGGCGGCTTCTTGGAGCCGAAGGGCTACAGGTCGAACGCGATCGGCAAACTCAGCGGCCCGCTCAGGCTCACCATCGGCTTCCACGGGGCTGGTCCGGTGATGCGGGGGTTGCGCAGCCGGCCCGTCAGCACGGTCAGCGCCTCGGCGAGTTCACGTCTGGCCAGATTGGCACCCAGGCAGTAGTGGATTCCACCGCCGAACGTCAGGATGGCCGGTGCTCCTTCGCGGGTGATGTCGACGCGGTCTGGCTCGTCGTACACCGACGGATCTCGGTTCGCCGCAGCGGTATTGACCAGAACCATGGTGCCGGCGGGAAAGAGGTAACCGTCGAGTTCGGCATCCTCGGTCACCAGTCGCAGCGTCCCGCACGCGATGGGGGAGTGGCGCATCGTTTCCTCCACGGCGCGCATGGCCAATTCGGGACGCTCCGCAAGTGACTCCCACTGGTCCGGGTGTGCGCACAGCACGTGGACCGAGGCCGCAAGCTGGTTCCTCGTGGTGTCGGTGCCCGCCAGCAACAATCCTCCCGCGAGCATGCGCAATTCGGCGGGATTGAGCCGGTCGCCGTCGTCCTCGGCGCGTATCAGATCGGACAGCAGGTCCTCGGTCAGGCTGTGACGGCGCCGGACCACCATCTCATCGACATAGTCGTCGAGCTCTCCCCAGGCGCGCATCACGTCGGATTCGATCTCGCTGACGCCTGCGATGAAGCTGAAGGCCTTGAAGATCTCGTCGGCCCATTGCGAAAAACGTTGCCAGTCCTCGCGTGGCGCGCCGAGCAGCGCGCAGATGATCGGAACGGGGTAGGGGCGGGCAAGGTCGGTGACCACATCGCAGTGGTTGGTTCCCGCGCCTGCTTCGGCGACGCGATCGACGAGATCGTTCATCACCGCCACCATGGTGTCGTGCAGCCGTAGCGTCGCGCGAGGGGTGAAAGCCCTGGACGTCAGGCTGCGCAGGCGATGATGCGCATCACCCTCGAGGCACAGCAGGCTGTTCATCACCTTGTCCCACAACGGTCCCGAAGTGATGCCCTGGACAACAAGATTCAAGCCCGGCGGGATCTGGAACCGGCTGTCGCGCAGCACTGCGCGCACAAGGTGATAGGAAAGCACCTCGGGCCCGAACGGCCCGAGCGCGATCGGCGCCTGCCGTTGCGCGGCCTGGATGCGCGGGTAGACGGCGGCCGGAGTTTCGGTGGGTTCGTAGGACAGCGTCGGCAGGCCGGCGTCGAAAACGCTTGGGGCAGCGGTGCCGACGGTCATGATGGCCTGGGCGGCGCAACCAGCGGCCGGCCCCGCCCCGGATGGAATGTGCGATTGTTCATCGCTGGCCACCTGCCCACTGACGAAGTGCGGCTCCCGGCCCCCAGACCGCCGGGACAACTGTCACATAATGTATGGCCGCGAAAGGCGGTTGTCAACGAAATGCGACTGCCTGGTCGGCAATTCACCGAACGCGAATCCCAGGACGCGGCAAAACGCAATACGCTTCTGGATGAGCGTATGGTCAATTGTCGCCCGGGTGCCCAAATGAAACATGGGCCGACAGGACATCGCCTGCCAGCCCATGCGTGAAGGACTGTCGCTTATATGACGGTCACTCCGGTGGCCTGCGGCCCCTTGGCGCCTTGGCCGATGTCGAATTGGACTCGCTGGTTCTCCTCGAGCGAACGGTAACCATTCCCGCTGATCTCGGAGTAGTGCACGAACACATCTCCAGTGTCTCCGTCGGGAGCGATGAATCCGAAGCCTTTATCGCTGTTGAACCATTTCACGGTCCCCTGTGCCATACTCTATCTTTTCTCTCAATCTGAACGGATGTCGAAAAACACCCCGCATCACACTAGCACGGCTTCGGCGTGACATCGGTTTTTCTGCTTGGGATTTCGTTTGGGGGCCGACTGCCGGGTGCGCTCGGGGTGCCGTAGTGCTATCGAATGCTGTTGTCTCCGTGATGATTTGATCATTGCGCTACGTGACTTCGACTACCGTGTAGCATTGAGCTTGAGCGTTTGATTGATTGGTTTGATTTCTGTCGATCCTCACCCCAGCCACCGGTTGAATCCGAAAGAAGGATCGTCTTGAATTGCTTGTTGCCCCAGCAAGTTTGCATGCGATGAATCGCGGACCGCACGGCCGGCGCCTGGCGAGCCCGGTCCGGCTCACCTTGTCGGCGGAGTTAGGTGCACCAGTGGACGGGGCATGGTGGCCCCACTCGGCCTCGATCGCGGGTGAGCTTCCCGAGCTGATCGAGGTTCTGTCGCCGAGACTGGGCCAGGTTGTCGCCATCAACGTCAATTGGACGTCCCTGGAGGCTTCGCCGGACCTGGACGCGGCCTTCGGCACGATGCCCGCTCTGCCCGGTGGGCTGCCCGCGCGCCAACGACTCATGGCGATCAGCGGTAGCCATGCCTGCGCGAACATCCTGGTGGTGCCATGCAGAACCTCCGGCACTCTGGCCCTCATGCTGTTGCGCCAAGCCGCGAATCTTCCGATCACGCCATCTGAGGCGACCACGCAGACCTACCGGTCGGGCGATCACATCGTGCGCGCGGCGCGTGCCGAAAGTGAGTCGTTCGAGGGACGCCTGCGGACGGGGCCGTGAACCGCACGCAAGACTGAGGTACGGCTATTGACCCGATAGTTCCCGGCGTCGACGATCGAACGATGCAGCCGAAAATCGCGCCGACGCTGCCGCCGGGACCCCGGTTACCCGGCTGGGTGCTGGCAGCGCTGATGATGGGCCGCGGTCCCGCGGCGGTGGCCGCCTGCCATCGCCGCTATGGCAGCGTGTTCACGCTGCGGGTGGCACTGCTGGGCACCATGGTCTATCTGGCCGATCCGGCCGACATCAAGACTGTGTTCGCGGGCGCCCCCGGGGTGTTCCACGCGGGCGAGGCCAACAAGATCTTGCGCGGGCTGCTGGGTGACAGCTCGCTGCTCGTCATCGACGACGACATTCACCGGGAGCGGCGGCGGCTGATGCTGCCGCCATTCCACCGCGACGCGGTAGCCCGCCAGTCCGAGTTGATGGCCGAGATCACGGCGGACAACATCGCCCGCTGGCCGGTAGCGGAACCATTTGCACTGGCGCCCAAGATGTCAGAGATTGCGCTCGAAATCATTCTGCGTACGGTGATCGGTGCCTCCGATCGGCACCGGCTCGCCGCGCTGCGCGCGATCATGCCGCCGCTGCTCAACCTCGGGCCCTGGGAGAGCATCGCGATCGCCAACCCGAAGCTGCTCCATCGTCGGCCTTGGCGAAGGCTGCGGCGGCACATCGCGGAGGCAGACCGCCTGCTCTACGCGGAGATCAAGGACCGCCGCACCGATGCGGACCTCGCGCACCGGACCGACACGCTTGCCATGTTGGTACGGGCCGACAGCGGGATGACGGACGGGGAATTGCGTGACCAGCTGATGACCCTGTTGGTGGCCGGCCACGACACCACCGCGACCGCGCTGTCCTGGGCGCTGGAGCGCCTGACCCGTCATCCCGACATCTTGGCGAAGACGGTGCTGGCGGCCGAGGCCAGCGCGGCCGGTGATCCGGCGGGAGACGAGTACCTGGACGCGGTGGCCAAAGAGACGTTGCGCGTCCGTCCGGTGGTGTTCGATGTGGGCCGGGTTCTGACCGAACCCGTCGACCTGGCCGGATACCGGCTGCCGGCGGGAGTGATGGTGGTCCCGGCAATGGGACTTGTACACGCGAGCGCGGCTGTATATGCGAATCCGGAACGGTTCGACCCCGATCGGATGCTGGGAGCCACTCTGAGTCCCAGCACCTGGCTCCCGTTCGGCGGTGGCAACCGTCGTTGTCTTGGCGCCGCCTTCGCCATGGTCGAATTCCGGGTCGTGCTGCGCGAAATTCTGCGCCGTGTCGAGTTGAGTACGACCGACGACGCCGGCGAACGCCAGAAGCTCAAGCACGTCATCCTCATTCCGCATCTCGGCGCCCGGGTCAGCGTCCGCGCGCACAAGCCCGTGGGTCAGTCGGCCGTCGCGACGCACCGGTGACCACCTACCTTCACGAGCGCTTCCCTGAGCTGCGTCGAACATTGCACCGCGTCTACCTCGGTGACGGGCCGACACCGGTGCGCCCGCTGTCTGGTTTGACGACCGCCGGCCCGGCGCTCTGGATCAAGGACGACGGCGCCTACGGCAACGGGGGCTGGGGCGG
It contains:
- a CDS encoding cytochrome P450 codes for the protein MQPKIAPTLPPGPRLPGWVLAALMMGRGPAAVAACHRRYGSVFTLRVALLGTMVYLADPADIKTVFAGAPGVFHAGEANKILRGLLGDSSLLVIDDDIHRERRRLMLPPFHRDAVARQSELMAEITADNIARWPVAEPFALAPKMSEIALEIILRTVIGASDRHRLAALRAIMPPLLNLGPWESIAIANPKLLHRRPWRRLRRHIAEADRLLYAEIKDRRTDADLAHRTDTLAMLVRADSGMTDGELRDQLMTLLVAGHDTTATALSWALERLTRHPDILAKTVLAAEASAAGDPAGDEYLDAVAKETLRVRPVVFDVGRVLTEPVDLAGYRLPAGVMVVPAMGLVHASAAVYANPERFDPDRMLGATLSPSTWLPFGGGNRRCLGAAFAMVEFRVVLREILRRVELSTTDDAGERQKLKHVILIPHLGARVSVRAHKPVGQSAVATHR
- a CDS encoding DUF5994 family protein — protein: MNRGPHGRRLASPVRLTLSAELGAPVDGAWWPHSASIAGELPELIEVLSPRLGQVVAINVNWTSLEASPDLDAAFGTMPALPGGLPARQRLMAISGSHACANILVVPCRTSGTLALMLLRQAANLPITPSEATTQTYRSGDHIVRAARAESESFEGRLRTGP
- a CDS encoding cold-shock protein, which gives rise to MAQGTVKWFNSDKGFGFIAPDGDTGDVFVHYSEISGNGYRSLEENQRVQFDIGQGAKGPQATGVTVI
- a CDS encoding cytochrome P450, whose translation is MTVGTAAPSVFDAGLPTLSYEPTETPAAVYPRIQAAQRQAPIALGPFGPEVLSYHLVRAVLRDSRFQIPPGLNLVVQGITSGPLWDKVMNSLLCLEGDAHHRLRSLTSRAFTPRATLRLHDTMVAVMNDLVDRVAEAGAGTNHCDVVTDLARPYPVPIICALLGAPREDWQRFSQWADEIFKAFSFIAGVSEIESDVMRAWGELDDYVDEMVVRRRHSLTEDLLSDLIRAEDDGDRLNPAELRMLAGGLLLAGTDTTRNQLAASVHVLCAHPDQWESLAERPELAMRAVEETMRHSPIACGTLRLVTEDAELDGYLFPAGTMVLVNTAAANRDPSVYDEPDRVDITREGAPAILTFGGGIHYCLGANLARRELAEALTVLTGRLRNPRITGPAPWKPMVSLSGPLSLPIAFDL